One part of the Haliotis asinina isolate JCU_RB_2024 chromosome 2, JCU_Hal_asi_v2, whole genome shotgun sequence genome encodes these proteins:
- the LOC137272316 gene encoding BTB/POZ domain-containing protein 3-like, with product MSVERQKSLLVDNWQSGKTITECNLRMLNTGDFSDVTFLVGSERQVVGAHRYVLVSRCCVFHAMFCGSLGAEKGEITIPDIAPNVFREFLRYLYTDVAHITSKTVIGLLYTSRKYYSDELFSLCQTFLETSLSEDNACDILEQCHVYGELDQEQKALKLLVEGGQRVTKSPGFVDLCSQCLGNFLKSETLKLKEGDIFEAALSWTKARCKKEGVVDSPENRRKLLGDMRYEIRFTSMPLEYLVNVVGPSGVLTDTERIRMVEKIVTSNIDIFPFKDEQRKTVEESNNCRYVHRLDQYDDYIQTAPGTHAISFTVSKNIDLRGCQLYGSYDDKIYTLSVRLYNQKKKLVAEPLQKAKKKLQGRGKITDILFPASVPLLPGSVYTLCLDMNGTYSFWGSGGKLSVTVDEVTFTFSDSEKSTAGTSKNGGQLPALIFK from the exons ATGTCGGTCGAGAGACAGAAGTCGTTGTTGGTGGATAACTGGCAGTCGGGCAAGACAATCACAGAGTGCAATCTGCGCATGCTCAACACTGGCGACTTCAGTGATGTCACCTTCCTCGTGGGGTCAGAGAGACAGGTGGTAGGAGCTCACCGCTACGTTTTAGTCAGTAGATGCTGTGTTTTCCATGCGATGTTCTGTGGCTCCCTGGGGGCAGAGAAGGGGGAGATAACCATCCCAGATATCGCTCCGAATGTTTTCAGAGAGTTCCTGAG ATATCTATACACAGACGTCGCTCACATCACCAGTAAAACTGTTATTGGATTACTGTACACGTCCCGCAAATATTACTCGGATGAATTGTTCAGTCTGTGTCAAACTTTCCTTGAGACGTCCCTGTCAGAAGACAATGCCTGTGATATCCTGGAGCAGTGTCATGTATATGGAGAACTGGACCAGGAGCAGAAGGCCCTGAAGCTCCTGGTAGAAGGAGGACAGAGAGTCACCAAGTCTCCAGGATTTGTGGATCTTTGTTCCCAATGCCTGGGGAATTTCCTAAAGTCAGAGACGCTCAAGTTAAAGGAAGGAGACATATTCGAGGCGGCTCTGTCATGGACAAAAGCAAGATGCAAGAAAGAAGGAGTGGTTGACTCTCCTGAGAACAGGCGTAAACTCCTGGGAGACATGAGGTATGAGATCCGGTTTACTAGCATGCCCTTGGAGTATCTAGTGAACGTTGTAGGTCCTTCTGGGGTTTTAACAGACACTGAAAGAATTCGCATGGTTGAAAAAATTGTTACCTCAAACATTGACATATTTCCTTTCAAAGACGAGCAGAGGAAGACAGTTGAGGAGAGCAACAACTGCAGATACGTGCACAGACTGGACCAGTACGATGACTACATCCAGACCGCGCCTGGGACACATGCTATCTCCTTCACTGTTAGTAAGAACATTGATCTGCGTGGGTGTCAGCTGTACGGCTCGTATGATGATAAGATCTACACTCTCAGTGTCCGGCTGTATAACCAGAAGAAAAAGCTGGTAGCCGAGCCATTACAGAAGGCCAAGAAGAAGCTTCAAGGTCGTGGGAAGATAACTGACATTCTGTTTCCTGCATCTGTGCCGTTGTTACCAGGGTCTGTCTACACCCTCTGCTTGGACATGAACGGGACTTACAGTTTCTGGGGCTCCGGGGGAAAGTTGTCAGTTACAGTTGATgaagtgaccttcaccttctcAGATTCTGAAAAGAGTACTGCCGGAACTTCTAAAAATGGCGGCCAGCTTCCTGCTCTAATTTTTAAGTAA